One window of Fodinicurvata sediminis DSM 21159 genomic DNA carries:
- the fliF gene encoding flagellar basal-body MS-ring/collar protein FliF — protein sequence MNTFLDTLKRLGPARLAVLGGVAAALLAFFIYLIGRMSQPDMELLYSDLQSQDSSQIVSELDAQNIPYQLSADGSSISVPASEVARMRLAMAEQGLPNGGNMGYEIFDEGESLGTSNFVQNINHVRALEGELARTIQSIGKVKSARVHLVLPQRELFSRDRNEAKASIVLALEGNGWLGKEQVRSIQQLVASSIPRMDPGSVSVIDSQGNLLASTSDDAGAGGLSGSAEERRLSMENRLAQSVQQLLERSVGIGNVRVEVSADINYDRITENSEIYDPDGQVVRSTQVVEEMMQDNEGGQDEVTVGNNLPDADLGGEAADGASSMSNRTEETTNYEISRTTRTHVQEGGDVERLSVAVLVNDVQTTNAEGETVSEPRSQEELDRLAALARSAVGFNPERGDSFEIASMQFADVMPSGGVESDSLLGMERGQLMKIAEVLVLGVIAVLVLLLIVRPLVMRLLTPEGGSSGMQGTPALAGGQQHAALTGPNLQDPNLLASPQGENYGNLPVPGQQSSEEEDEMMLNMSQVEGQIKASTIRKVSDLVDKHPQETLGIIRNWVYQER from the coding sequence GTGAATACCTTTCTCGATACCCTGAAACGACTGGGGCCAGCCCGTCTGGCCGTGCTGGGCGGCGTTGCCGCGGCCCTGCTGGCCTTCTTCATCTACCTGATCGGCCGGATGTCCCAGCCGGACATGGAGTTGCTTTACAGCGACCTTCAGTCCCAGGACAGCAGCCAGATCGTCAGCGAGCTGGACGCCCAAAACATTCCCTATCAGCTGAGCGCCGACGGCAGCAGCATCAGCGTCCCCGCCAGCGAGGTAGCGCGCATGCGCCTGGCCATGGCCGAACAGGGCCTGCCGAACGGCGGCAACATGGGCTATGAGATCTTCGACGAGGGCGAAAGCCTGGGCACCAGCAACTTCGTGCAGAACATCAATCATGTGCGCGCGCTGGAAGGCGAACTGGCACGGACCATTCAGTCCATCGGCAAGGTGAAGAGCGCACGCGTTCATCTGGTCCTGCCCCAGCGCGAGCTGTTCAGCCGCGACCGCAACGAGGCAAAGGCCTCCATCGTTCTGGCGCTGGAGGGCAATGGCTGGCTGGGCAAGGAGCAGGTGCGCTCGATCCAGCAACTGGTCGCCTCGTCCATTCCGCGCATGGATCCCGGCAGTGTCTCGGTCATCGACAGCCAGGGGAACCTGCTGGCCAGCACCAGCGATGACGCAGGCGCCGGCGGTCTGTCCGGCAGTGCCGAGGAGCGCCGGCTGTCCATGGAAAACCGCCTTGCCCAATCGGTCCAGCAGCTGCTGGAACGTTCGGTGGGCATCGGCAACGTGCGTGTCGAGGTCTCGGCAGACATAAACTATGACCGCATCACCGAGAACTCGGAAATCTATGATCCCGACGGACAGGTCGTGCGCTCGACCCAGGTGGTCGAGGAAATGATGCAGGACAACGAGGGCGGCCAGGACGAAGTGACGGTCGGCAACAACCTGCCGGATGCCGACCTGGGCGGCGAAGCCGCTGACGGCGCCAGCAGCATGTCCAACCGGACCGAGGAAACCACCAACTACGAGATCAGCCGCACCACGCGTACCCACGTCCAGGAAGGCGGCGACGTGGAGCGCCTGTCGGTCGCTGTCCTGGTCAATGATGTACAGACGACCAATGCCGAGGGCGAAACGGTCAGCGAACCGCGCAGCCAGGAGGAACTGGACCGACTGGCGGCGCTGGCCCGCTCGGCCGTAGGCTTCAACCCGGAACGCGGCGACAGTTTCGAGATCGCCAGCATGCAATTTGCCGATGTCATGCCGTCCGGCGGCGTGGAAAGCGACAGCCTGCTGGGCATGGAACGCGGCCAGCTGATGAAGATCGCCGAGGTTCTGGTGCTGGGCGTGATCGCGGTCCTGGTCCTGTTGCTGATCGTTCGCCCCCTCGTCATGCGCCTACTGACGCCAGAGGGCGGCAGCAGCGGCATGCAGGGCACACCGGCCCTGGCCGGCGGGCAGCAGCACGCCGCGCTGACCGGCCCCAATCTGCAGGACCCGAACCTGCTGGCCTCTCCCCAGGGCGAGAACTACGGCAACCTGCCGGTGCCGGGACAGCAGTCGTCCGAGGAAGAAGACGAGATGATGCTGAACATGAGCCAGGTGGAGGGTCAGATCAAAGCCTCGACCATCCGCAAGGTCAGCGACCTGGTGGACAAGCATCCCCAGGAGACCCTGGGCATCATTCGCAACTGGGTCTACCAGGAACGCTGA
- the fliG gene encoding flagellar motor switch protein FliG, producing MARRIREDFSTLSGAEKAALLLIALGEDHATKVFSLMEDEEIREISQTMANLGTVSAPVVEKVFSEFTGQLSGSSTLVGNYESTERLLMKIMDKEKVDAIMEDIRGPAGRTMWDKLGNVNEQVLANYLKNEYPQTVAVVMSKVKPEQAARVLANLPEPFSMEVVMRMLRMEAVQKEVLEDVEKTLRNEFMTNLARASKRDSHEMMAEIFNCLDRNMETRFLSSLEERNRESAEKIRSLMFTFEDLVKLDSGGIQTLLRSIEKDRLATALKGGSESVRNLFFENMSERAAKIMREDMQAMGPVRLREVDEAQLYIVQAAKDLAAKGEIVIADSKGEDELVY from the coding sequence ATGGCACGGCGTATTCGTGAAGACTTCTCCACGCTCAGCGGCGCTGAAAAAGCGGCCCTGTTGCTTATCGCCCTGGGTGAAGACCATGCGACCAAGGTCTTTTCCCTGATGGAGGACGAAGAGATACGGGAGATTTCCCAGACCATGGCCAACCTGGGCACGGTCAGCGCGCCCGTGGTCGAGAAGGTCTTCTCTGAGTTCACGGGACAGCTCTCGGGTTCAAGCACGCTGGTCGGCAACTACGAGAGCACCGAACGCCTGCTCATGAAGATCATGGACAAGGAAAAGGTCGACGCGATCATGGAGGATATCCGTGGTCCGGCCGGCCGCACAATGTGGGACAAGCTGGGCAACGTGAATGAGCAGGTCCTGGCCAATTATCTTAAGAACGAATATCCGCAGACCGTCGCCGTGGTGATGTCCAAGGTGAAGCCCGAGCAGGCCGCGCGCGTGCTGGCCAACCTGCCCGAGCCCTTCTCGATGGAAGTCGTCATGCGCATGCTGCGCATGGAGGCGGTGCAGAAGGAAGTGCTGGAGGATGTGGAGAAAACGCTGCGCAACGAGTTCATGACCAACCTGGCGCGCGCAAGCAAACGGGACTCTCACGAGATGATGGCGGAGATCTTCAACTGCCTGGACCGCAACATGGAAACCCGCTTCCTGTCGTCCCTGGAGGAGCGCAACCGTGAGTCGGCCGAAAAGATCCGCTCGCTGATGTTCACCTTCGAGGATCTGGTGAAGCTGGACTCCGGTGGCATCCAGACCCTGCTGCGCTCCATCGAGAAGGATCGCCTGGCCACGGCCCTGAAGGGCGGTTCGGAAAGCGTGCGCAACCTGTTCTTCGAGAACATGTCCGAACGCGCCGCCAAGATCATGCGCGAGGACATGCAGGCCATGGGGCCGGTCCGCCTGCGCGAGGTGGACGAGGCCCAGCTTTACATCGTTCAGGCGGCCAAGGACCTGGCGGCCAAAGGCGAGATCGTCATCGCCGACAGCAAGGGCGAAGACGAGTTGGTTTATTGA